From a single Nicotiana tabacum cultivar K326 chromosome 8, ASM71507v2, whole genome shotgun sequence genomic region:
- the LOC107814849 gene encoding putative protein phosphatase 2C 55: MAVCGSRTSHIGHFVGNMTARRLQYGLSVNSSTVSYSNRSIENVRKASISLRNEGQPHNFMLSQYFRTSVAKRRGNLNPYEGFGLEGFRILSPAHFSCGTTSPPGMSSINSQGKERAATTADSSEGKIHLKLNSGSFYLPHPAKVKTGGEDAHFIYGPAQAIGVADGVGGWADLGIDAGEYARELMSNSISAIQEEPKDSIDLIKVLEKAHMRTNARGSSTACIIALADEGLIAVNLGDSGFMLVRDGSAIFKSPAQLHSFNFPYQLEGSSAGDLPSLAEVFKIAVAPGDVVIAGTDGLFDNLYDTDITGVVVHAVESGLEPETTAQKIAALAQQRAMDPTKPSPFSDAAKEAGFEYHGGKLDDITVVVSYVNNDSDP; the protein is encoded by the coding sequence ATGGCTGTTTGTGGTTCAAGAACTTCTCATATTGGTCATTTTGTTGGCAATATGACTGCTAGGCGCCTACAATATGGTTTGTCGGTAAATAGCAGCACCGTCTCTTACAGCAATAGAAGCATTGAGAATGTTAGAAAAGCCAGTATTAGTTTGAGAAATGAAGGCCAGCCCCACAACTTCATGTTATCTCAATATTTCAGAACTAGTGTTGCAAAGAGGAGGGGCAATTTGAATCCATACGAAGGATTTGGTTTAGAAGGTTTTCGCATTTTATCACCTGCGCATTTCTCTTGTGGAACTACTTCTCCTCCTGGCATGTCTTCTATTAATTCTCAGGGAAAGGAACGTGCTGCAACTACTGCTGATTCTTCTGAAGGAAAGATACACCTGAAGCTGAATTCGGGATCATTTTACCTGCCTCATCCTGCTAAAGTAAAAACTGGTGGAGAGGATGCTCATTTTATTTATGGCCCTGCACAAGCTATAGGTGTAGCTGATGGGGTCGGTGGATGGGCTGATCTTGGTATTGATGCGGGGGAATATGCCCGTGAACTAATGTCTAACTCTATATCTGCGATACAAGAGGAACCTAAGGATTCTATTGACCTAATCAAGGTCCTTGAGAAAGCTCACATGAGAACAAATGCAAGAGGTTCTTCGACTGCTTGTATTATTGCGCTCGCTGATGAAGGTCTTATTGCTGTTAATTTAGGAGACAGCGGATTTATGTTGGTTAGAGATGGATCTGCTATATTTAAATCCCCTGCACAACTGCACAGTTTTAATTTTCCATATCAACTGGAGGGCAGTAGTGCTGGTGATTTGCCTAGCTTGGCTGAGGTGTTTAAAATTGCAGTTGCTCCAGGAGATGTCGTAATTGCTGGTACGGACGGGCTTTTTGACAATTTATATGACACAGATATCACTGGCGTTGTGGTTCATGCTGTGGAATCTGGCTTAGAGCCAGAGACGACAGCTCAAAAGATAGCAGCATTGGCACAACAAAGAGCAATGGACCCAACTAAGCCGTCCCCTTTCTCTGATGCAGCCAAAGAGGCCGGATTTGAGTACCACGGGGGAAAACTTGATGACATAACCGTAGTTGTTTCTTATGTAAATAATGACAGCGATCCATAA